In the Archangium lipolyticum genome, ACCAGCCGCCCCCGGCTGCGCAGCCGGCCCCAGGCCAGGTGCACCGAGTTCTCCAGCACCTCGTGCAGATCCAACGGGTGCGTGGTCGTCTGATCTCCCCTCGAGAGCGCCCGGAGGCTCTCCACGATGAGCCGCATGCGCTCGGTGCCCTCGCGCGCCTCGGTGAGCGCCTCCAGCAGCTCGCGCTGATCCTCCTCCGGCAGCGCCAGCCGGCGCAGCTCGGTGGCGAGGAAGCCCAGGTTGCTGGAGACGAACGCCAGCGGGTTGTTGATCTCGTGCGCCACCCCCGCGGCGAGCATCCCGATGGAGGCCATGCGCTCGTTGAGCCGCAGGCGCAGCTCGTTCTCGCGCTGCTCGGTGATGTCGCGCAGGGTGATGGCCATGCAGTCGCCCACCGCGCTCAGCTGGCGGCGGAACCAGCGCCGGCCCTGTCCCGGCCGCACCTGCTCCACCTCGTCGTCATGGGGCCGGCCGGTCCGCCAGATCTGCTCGCACAGCGCCCGGGTCGCGAGAAAGGCCGCGTGCGGGAAGTCGGACAGCGGGCGTCCCTCGGCCTGGCGTGCCTCGCAACCCAGCAGGGACTCGGCGTGGGCGTTGATGCGCAGCAGCCGCAGGTGCTCCTGCTCGCCCCGGACGATGAAGAACGCGTCGAAGCTGCTGCTGGCCGCCGCCCGGAAGAGCGCCTCGCTCTGGCGCTGGGCCGCCTCGTTGCGCCGGTGGGTCGACAGATCCCTCGCGATGCCGAACAGCCCCACCACCTGCCCGTCAGGCCGGCGGAGCACCCCCTTCGTGGACAGCCACTCGCGAGGCACTCCCGCCATGTGCTCGTGCATCTCCGCATGGATCGTGCGCCCCGCCAGCAGCGTCTGCCGATCGAACTCCAGCGTGCGCTGCGCCTCCTCGGCGGATATCAGCTCGCCGTCCTTGCGGCCGAGGATCCGCTCCACGGGCAGGCCAAGGTAGCTCGCCCCCGCGCCATTGATGAAGGTGTAGCGCCCCTGCAGATCCTTGGTGAAGACCGCGTCCGGCAGTTCCTCGACGACGGACAGGAACAACTCACGGTAGGGCAGATCCGACGGGGCCGGAGTTCCCTCTTCCACCCCAGGTGCGCTCCCTTCATCTTTCATGATGAGAAGACGGATACCGACAAGCGGGCGCACAGACGAGCGGCTCCCCCGTCCAGCCCCGGATCGATCCGTCCAACAGCACACGCTCGGCATGCCGGAGGTCCCGGCTCACGTCCGCTGCCACACACACCGGACCTACCCCGGCACAGAAGGTGCGGAGACCCCTCCGCCGCTCCATGCCGGGCATCCAGAGGCCCCCAACGACGGGATTCCCTGATATGGGAGGCCTCCAGGTTCGAAAAAGATGATGCGACCGTCCAACCCGCCCGTGAATCCCTGGTTTCCCCTTCGCCAGCCCAATCCCCACGCCCGCCTGAGGGTGTTCTGCTTCCCGTACGCGGGAGGAGGCGCCTCCATCTACAACAACTGGGGCGCGGCGCTCCCGGCGAGTGTGGAGGTGTGCGCCGTGCAGCTGCCGGGCCGCGAGCGGCGCATCCTGGAGCAGCCCTTCCGGCAGATCCCCACCCTGCTGGATGCGCTGGAGCCGGCCCTGTCGCCACTGCTGGACAAGCCCTTCGTCTTCTTCGGCTACAGCATGGGCACGCGGATCGCGCTGGCGCTCACGCAGCGCTGGCAGGCCCGTGGCGCCCGCCTGCCGCTCGGGCTGGTCATGGCCGCCGCCGGCGCGCCCCACCGCGACCGTCCGTCCCGGGACGAGCTCGATGACGCGAAGTTCATCGAGCTGCTGCGCAGCTACGAGGGCACGCCCCCCGAGCTCTTCGCTCACAAGGAGCTGCTGGAGATGGTGCTACCGTCGCTGCGCGCCGACTTCGCCATCGCCGACAGCGTGCTGCCCGCCACGAAGGTGAGCTGCCCCATCTCGGCCTGGTCGGGCGAGGAGGATCCTCACGTCACCCAGGAGGGCTTCGACGGCTGGGGCGAGCTGACGACGGGAGACATCCGGCTGCGCCGTTTCCCCGGCAAGCACTTCTTCCTGCGCACGGCCCGCGAGCCGCTGCTGGCGGCGCTGCGCGAGGAGCTGATCCGCTGGTGCCCCGAGGTGGGCCGCTAGCCGGCGGTGACGAACCAGGGCGGCTCATCGCCCGCCAGCGGCACGGTCCGCTGGCACCGCACCGTCAGGGGCAGGCTCCAGGCCCGGCGCACCGCCACCGCCGCCGGGTGCCGCTCCGAGAGCTGGAGCTGCACGAAGCGCCATGCGCCGGGCTCGTCCGCCAGCCGCGAATCGAACGAGATGCGCGGGGGCTGCCCCGGCTCCAGATGGAAGGCGAACCGATCCAACGGCAGGCTCAGCCCCATGCCACGCGCCTTGATGTAGGACTCCTTCAGCGTCCAGTACGCGAAGAAGCGCTCATGCTGGCGCTCGGGGGGCAGCGCGCGCAGGGCCGCCACCTCCGAGGGAGCGAAGAAGGAATCGGCCAGCTCCACGGTCTGACCCTGGCGCCCGGAGTCCTCCACGTCCGCGCCCACGTCCGTGTCGAGCGCCACCGCGCACACCGCCATGCCGTCCGTGTGCGAGAGGTTGAAGCGCAGCCCGAGCGGGGCCGCGCCGGTGAGGTCCGGGCGCCCGTACGCGTTGGTGGCGAAGCGCCAGGCCTGGGGCGGCACCGGCGCGTAGCGTGACAGGGTGACGCGCACCAGCGCGTGCGACACCAGGAACTGGTGCTGGTGCTTCTCGAAGCGGAAGCGCAGGCGCCGCGCCCGCTCGTTCTCGTCGAGCAGCGCCAGGTAGGCCCCGAGCAACCGGGGATCGGTCACACGCTCCGGCTCCACCACCCAGAGGTGGACCTCGTCATGGCGGATCGTCAGGGGCGGCGAGGAAGGGGGGCTCGGCGTCATGGGCGGAATCCAGCCCCCTCACCTAACGCGTTGTGAGCGGACGCGCCAGCCCGGTGAGTCGTGCGCCCGCCCGCCGGTTCACTGTCCGGTGACGATGCCGAGCCGCAGTTCGAGGTCGAACGATAGATCCGGCGAGGTCGCGCCTGTCTGCTTGACCACCACCGCGAGGGTATTCTCCCCCTGGACGAACACTCCGGCGGGGATGGAATCGGCGACGAGCTCGTTCTCCGTGCCGGCGCTCGCGTACCTGTCGTGGGCGAGGCCCTTGCCCACGTTCCGGGTGAACACCTGCGTGCCGTTGACGAACACCGCCACACCGTCGTCGAAGAGGACACGCAGGCTGGCCTCGGTGACGGCGCCGTTCACGAGGATCTTCTTGCGGAAGTAGACGCTGGGCTGGGACACGGCGCCCCGGGTGAGCACCGTGGCCTCGTCGCCGTCGCCGTACCCGAGCTGGCCCGCGCCGGACTTCCACGCCGAGTCATCGAAGTCCGGCATGTTCCAGTGCATGCCCGGATCCACCCCGCTGTCCTCGTACTTCCACACGGACCGGAAGGAGATGGGAGTGCTCACCGTCTGCTGGCTGATGGTGAAGGGAGCGTTGCTCACGTCCGACAGCGCGGGCTCACCAGCGCGCGACACGCGCACCAGCGCCTGGGAGGTGCTCACCTGCGGCACCATCCACGCGTGCACGCCGGTGTTGGGCACGCCGGAGGCGATGGGCGTCCAGCTCACGCCATTGTCCGTGGAGAGCGCCAGGTCCACGCTCGCCATGGTGCCGGTGCTGGACCAGGTGATGGACGTGGAAGCGCCCGGCAGGAAGATCTCCCCTGCGTTGGGCGCGGTGAGCACCAGCGTGTCCGGCACCGGGCCCGAGAGCTGCTCCACCTCCAGCGAGAGCGCGAAGGTGAGATCATCCGAGTTGGCGGACACCTGCTTCACGATCGCCGTCACCACGTTCTCCCCCACCCGGAACGGATTGGCTTCGAGCGGGAGCGGAACGCGCTCGTACGCGTTGGTCGTCGAACCGGAAGCCCAGACGGCGAAGCCCGTGCCGTTGCCCATGTTGCGGGAGAAGACGGGGACGCCGTTGATCCACACGGCGATGGCATCGTCGTACAGCACCTCGAGGTGGGCCGCGGTGACGATGTTCTCCAGGGTGATCTTCTTGCGGAAGTAGACGGTGGGAATGCCAGAGGAGATGACGGTGCCCTCGTCCTCGTCTCCGTAGCCGAGCTGACCCGAGCCGGTCTTCCACGCGGAGTCATCGAAGTCCCGGTCCAGCCAGGCGGTGCCCTGATCGATGCCCCGGTCGTCATACTTCCACGTGTCGCCGAGGACGATCTTCTTCCGCGCGGTGGGCGTCACCTGGGCCACCCGCACCATGCGCGCCACCGAGGGCACCCCCTGCCCGTCCACGATGAAGAGCATGTAGTAGCCCGGGGGCGCGGTGAGGTTGCTCGCGGGCGCGGTCACGCTCAGGCCACCGTTCGTCTGGGAGAAGGCCAGCTTGAGGAAGCGCTGGTTCTGATCGAAGGCATGCGTCACCGAGCCGAGGGCGAGCAGCGTCACCTTCGCCACCCGCGACGCATCCAGGGTCTGCACGAGGAAGCTCGTCCCGGGAGTGATGACGGCCGGCGCCTCCTGGATGGCGGGTCGGGTGCCATCCTGCTCGAGATACGGCGGCGAGAAGATCTCCACCGTGCGCAGGTTGCGGCCACCGCCGGTCAGCACGCGCCCGTCCGGCAACAGGAGCGCCGCCGAGTGATAGCCCCGGTAGTCCGCCGCGGGGGCGAGCTTCGTCCAGGTGTTGGTGTCGGGATCGTAGAGCTCCGGCACCTTGACGGGCAGGGTCTCGTCATCGAAATCCGAGCCGCTGCTGCCGCCCGACACCAGCACCTTGCCATCCGGCAGCAGGGTGGCGTTGAGCTGGCGCCTCGGCCAGGCCATCGGGGCGCGGGCCCGCCAGACTGGCGCCGGCGCCGCGAGATCGATCTCCTCCACGGTGGCGGTGGGCGGCGAGCCCCCTCCAATGAGGAGCACCTTGGAGTCGATCATCACCGCCGAGCCATAGGCGCGGCCGTTGTATGCGCTCCGGGGGCCCTCGAACCAGGTGCCGGTCCCCTCCGTGTCCAACCAGCGGGAGGTACGCTGGGGGCCGGAGTAGAAGATCTTGCCGTTGGGTGCCAGGAACACCCGCGGGTAGTAGGGCACATCGCGCACGGCGGTCGTGAGGTCGCGGAACGTGCCCGTGCTGGACTGCCACACCTGTGGCAGCTCGTTGCAGGTGCCGGACGCGTGGGTTTCGCCCGAGAGCACCACCACGTCTCCGTTGGGGAGCGTGGTGTTGGTGGGGTACCACCGGTTATCATTCATGTCCGGGCCGCGGCTCCACGTGAGCGTGAAGGGATTGAAGATGCTCACGTAGGGGTAGCCCACGTGGGACTCCTCGTGGCCGCCCGTCACCAGCAGCCGCCCGTCCGGCAGGAAGGAGTGACCCGCGCAGAAGATGTTGTAGTCCGCCCGTGGCAGGGCCGAGAGCGCTCCCGTGGCCGGGTCCCACAATTGAGGTGGTAGCAGGCCCTCGTCGAACTCGCCGAAGAACATCACCTGCCCCGTGGGCAGCAGGTGGGCGTGGGTCATGGACACGGGAAAGGTCGTCAGCGGAGACCACTCCCCCGCGACTTTTGGATCCGCCGCTTCCACCGCCAACGGGACCAGGGACAACAGCAGGCCCGCGAACAGCAGGCACCTTCTCCAGCTCTCAAAGCATGACCGCACCATCATTCTTCCCCCTCCCCGACGACGCCCATCTGTTGCTGGCGGCTGAACCTAGGGCCCACGCGAGCGCGAACAAGGCGAGCCCGGGTCGTGTCGGTGTGATGACGAAAGGACAACGAGTGTCATCGAGGTGACCGACCACCCGACATCGGGGGCGGAAGCGCAGTCGGTGAAGGGCACTCCCCATACCCCCCGGGGCAGTTGTCCTGGGATTGGCACGGTCCGAGTTTCACGCCGCCCCGAAGAACCGTGAGGAGTGGGCGCGGTGGGTCGGGGGACGAGGGGGGCGGCAGGGCGAGGCAGGGCCAGGAGCGAGCGTCCGAAGTGTGTGGAGCGAGGGCGCCACGGGCTCGGTCGAGCCACCGGGAGGGACATGGAACTCTTCCCCATTCACCTGTTGGTATTGGTGGTGATGATGAACCGGTACGTGCTCGGTCCGCTGCTGCGGCGGATCCGGGGCCGCCGGGTGGACGCCACGAATGACGGCTATCAGCCAACCGTCACGGTGGTCATTCCCCTCTTCAACGAGGGCGAGGGCATCCATCACGCCGTCCGGAGCCTGCTGGAACAGGACTACCCGGCGGACAAGCTGAGCATCTGCGTGGTGGACGACTGCTCCACCGACGACAGCCATGCCTGGGCGCTGCGCGCGGCCGAGGGGCATCCGAACGTGAAGGTGATGCGCAACCCGTACAACATGGGCAAGCGCAAGGGCATCGCCCGGGCGGTGCGTGAGGCGACGGCGGAGCTCATCGTCTCGGTGGACTCGGACGTGGTGGTGCACCCGAGCGCCGTGCGCGAGCTGGTGCGGCGCTTCGTGAGCCCGCGCATCGCCGCGGTGGGAGGCCGCACCTACGTGGCCAACCGTCATCAGAACTGGATGACGCGGATGATCGAGATCAAGTTCTACTTCGCCCAGGAGTGGCTCAAGGATCTGGAGCGGAGCTTCCGCTCGGTGCTGTGCCTGTCCGGGTGCCTCACCGCGTACCGGCGCCACGTGCTGCTGGAGCTGGAGCCCATCCTCGAGACGCGCAACATCGCCGGGGTCCCCATCAAATACGGAGAGGATCGTTTCCTCACGCGGCAGATCGTCAAGGCGGGCTACGAGACGGTCTACACCACGGCGGCCTGGTGCCAGACGGCCGCGCCGGCCACGCTGGCGGGCTACTTCTCGCAGCAGCTGCGGTGGCGGCGCTCCAACCTCGTGGACATGATCTGCGGGCTGAGCCACGCCTGGAGGCTGCATCCGGTGGTGTGCATCCACTACGTGTCCCAGCTGGCGCTGCTGCTCTCCTATCCCGTCATCATCATCCACAACCTGATCAACGGGCAGTTCTGGGGCGTGCTGCTGCTGCACATGCTCGTCATGGGAGCCATGGGGCTCATCTACCGGATCGACAAGAGGGACCTGCCCGCGGACATGCGCGTCCCGGCGATCTCCTTCCTTCCCATGGGGCTGCTGATGCCCATCACCTACGCACTCTTCACTCCGCTGGCGCTGCTCACGCTGGACTCGGGGAGCTGGGAGACGCGGGGCAAGCCGAGCACGGCGCCTGGCGTACCGCCCGCGGACGTACCGCCCGCCGAGCGGGCTCCCAGCATCATCCCCCCCACGCGGACGGCCGGAGGGAGCACGACGCCATGAACCAGCGCATCGTCAACAAGCTCAACACCCTCGCGGTCAACGCCTACAAGGCCCTGGGCTCGGTGTTGCTGGCCCTCATCCTGGTGGGGCTCGTCTCGTACCTGGGGATGCAGGCCTTCTTCTTCGTGGGCCATGCCTGGCTGACACCCACGGTGGTGTCGCCGACGGATCCGCAGATCCTCCAGCTCAACGCCCAGCTGGCGCAGCAGGCGGCGGCGCGGGACAAGCTGCTCGCGGACCGGCGGGACATGGAGGCACGGCTGGAGCAGGCCGAGCGGCTGCTCGGCTCGGAGAAGGACTTCCAGGAGCGCTTCCGGCTGGCGCTGAGCAGTGAGCGGGAGGCCCGGGCGAAGTCGCTGCGGCGGCTGGCGGTGCTGCGCCAGGAGTACCGGGAGGCGGCCGAGGAGATCGCCAAGTCCAACCGGGCCTACGCGGGGATGGCGCGCACGCGCACCGAAGCGCTCTACAACGCGCGGATGCTGGAGCGGGAGGAGCGGCTCACCGCGAACCACCAGCTGGCGCAGATGGCGCAGACGAACCTGTCGCTGTCGGAGGGCTCGGCGGAGTTGCAGACGAAGCTGGAGGCGCTGAAGCGGGAGCTGGACGGCTTCGACGCCTCGATGGCGGGCAGGTCCGCGGGCCTCACCACGGAGGTGCTGCTGCTGGAGCGGGAGTACACGCGCTCGGTGCTGGAGGTGGCGCGGGCGGAGAGCGAGCGGCGCCACCTGAAGGAGAGCCTGCACTCACTGGATGAGGCGGTGGCGCGCTACGACGCGCTGCTGGCGTCCATCCGGAGCTCGCCATGGCTGGAGGCCATCGAGCGGGGGCTGACGGTGGGCTTCGTGCCGTACGAGAACCTGGGGAACGCGAGGGCGGGCATGCCGCTCTACCGGTGCGCGCTGAAGCTGCTGTGGTGCCGGGAGGTGGGCATGGTGGGCCAGCCGCTGCAGGGTGAGGTGACGGTGAAGCACCCGGTACGCCAGACGCTGCTGCGGGGCGTGATGGTGGAGCTGGAGCTGCGGGACGAGCGCTGGGCGCGCGAGGAACTGCTGCACCTGGGGCGGCCGCCGCTGCTGCTGTAGCGCGGGAGCCTGGAAGGAGACGCTATGCGGTGGGCGGTTGCATGGGGCGTACTGGCGGGCCTGGGCGCTGGGACCGCGGAGGCCCAGGAGCCGGCGGAAGAGGCACGCGAGCCGGGCTACTGCGCCTTCGTGCGCGGGGTGGGCGACGCGGAGTCGGCGGTGCTGCTGGCACCGGACGTGTTCGCGAACGTGGGCGTGGTGAACGCGGGCGAGGCCGGCGGGGGTGGAGGCGTGCCACTGGGCGGCCCCACGCCGAGAGTCACGGCGGGCCTGGACTATGACTTCGTGGGGCTGTACCGGGGCCTGGGGATCCGCCGCCGGGCGGAGGCGGAGTGCGAGCGCTACCGGGCGCTCTCGGCGCTGCGAGCGGCCGTGAAGAGGGGCCCGGACGTGGGCGCGGAAACGGCGCTGGCCGCACGAGCCCAGGTGCTGGAGGCCATCCTCCCCGAGGCCGAGCAGCTCCTGACGTCCCTGGGAGAGGACGTGAAGGAGGGCCGGGCCACGGTGGAGGAGCTCAACGCGCTGCGGTTGCGGATGGACGCCCTGAGGGCGCTGGCGCACGAGACGGCGAGGGAGCGGGAGCGGCTGGCCGCCCTGCCCCGCCCGGCCGAGCGTCCGTTGTCCGCGTACCTGGGGGAGATGAGGGCGGCGGATGCTCGGGTGGAAGAGGAGTCCGCGGGCCTGAGACGCGCGTCGGCGTGGACGGTGCGGCTGCGAGGCGGGTACGACGAGCTGATCGACGTGAGGCAGGACGTGCCACTCTTCGGGATGTTGACGGTCTCGTACAACCTGGGGAGCCTGTGGCAGCCGTCGGCGAACGCGAAGGCGCGCGAGGGCCGCCGGCGGTGGCTCGAGGAGGACGTCGAGGGGGTGAGCCAGGAGGTGGCCCGGCTGCTGCGCGAGCTGAGGGCGGCACACGGGACGGAGGAGACGCGGCTGCGCGAGGTGTCGGTA is a window encoding:
- a CDS encoding galactose oxidase-like domain-containing protein, which produces MMVRSCFESWRRCLLFAGLLLSLVPLAVEAADPKVAGEWSPLTTFPVSMTHAHLLPTGQVMFFGEFDEGLLPPQLWDPATGALSALPRADYNIFCAGHSFLPDGRLLVTGGHEESHVGYPYVSIFNPFTLTWSRGPDMNDNRWYPTNTTLPNGDVVVLSGETHASGTCNELPQVWQSSTGTFRDLTTAVRDVPYYPRVFLAPNGKIFYSGPQRTSRWLDTEGTGTWFEGPRSAYNGRAYGSAVMIDSKVLLIGGGSPPTATVEEIDLAAPAPVWRARAPMAWPRRQLNATLLPDGKVLVSGGSSGSDFDDETLPVKVPELYDPDTNTWTKLAPAADYRGYHSAALLLPDGRVLTGGGRNLRTVEIFSPPYLEQDGTRPAIQEAPAVITPGTSFLVQTLDASRVAKVTLLALGSVTHAFDQNQRFLKLAFSQTNGGLSVTAPASNLTAPPGYYMLFIVDGQGVPSVARMVRVAQVTPTARKKIVLGDTWKYDDRGIDQGTAWLDRDFDDSAWKTGSGQLGYGDEDEGTVISSGIPTVYFRKKITLENIVTAAHLEVLYDDAIAVWINGVPVFSRNMGNGTGFAVWASGSTTNAYERVPLPLEANPFRVGENVVTAIVKQVSANSDDLTFALSLEVEQLSGPVPDTLVLTAPNAGEIFLPGASTSITWSSTGTMASVDLALSTDNGVSWTPIASGVPNTGVHAWMVPQVSTSQALVRVSRAGEPALSDVSNAPFTISQQTVSTPISFRSVWKYEDSGVDPGMHWNMPDFDDSAWKSGAGQLGYGDGDEATVLTRGAVSQPSVYFRKKILVNGAVTEASLRVLFDDGVAVFVNGTQVFTRNVGKGLAHDRYASAGTENELVADSIPAGVFVQGENTLAVVVKQTGATSPDLSFDLELRLGIVTGQ
- a CDS encoding thioesterase II family protein → MMRPSNPPVNPWFPLRQPNPHARLRVFCFPYAGGGASIYNNWGAALPASVEVCAVQLPGRERRILEQPFRQIPTLLDALEPALSPLLDKPFVFFGYSMGTRIALALTQRWQARGARLPLGLVMAAAGAPHRDRPSRDELDDAKFIELLRSYEGTPPELFAHKELLEMVLPSLRADFAIADSVLPATKVSCPISAWSGEEDPHVTQEGFDGWGELTTGDIRLRRFPGKHFFLRTAREPLLAALREELIRWCPEVGR
- a CDS encoding PAS domain-containing protein, with protein sequence MEEGTPAPSDLPYRELFLSVVEELPDAVFTKDLQGRYTFINGAGASYLGLPVERILGRKDGELISAEEAQRTLEFDRQTLLAGRTIHAEMHEHMAGVPREWLSTKGVLRRPDGQVVGLFGIARDLSTHRRNEAAQRQSEALFRAAASSSFDAFFIVRGEQEHLRLLRINAHAESLLGCEARQAEGRPLSDFPHAAFLATRALCEQIWRTGRPHDDEVEQVRPGQGRRWFRRQLSAVGDCMAITLRDITEQRENELRLRLNERMASIGMLAAGVAHEINNPLAFVSSNLGFLATELRRLALPEEDQRELLEALTEAREGTERMRLIVESLRALSRGDQTTTHPLDLHEVLENSVHLAWGRLRSRGRLVRDYGELPQVLGNSVQLAQVFTNLLINAAQALPRSGGEIRLVTRMQGTTQAVVEVHDNGCGIPAENLERVFEPFFTTKPVGEGTGLGLSISHDIIRGLGGSMSVDSVVGEGSTFRVFLSVVDEARDEETRPEDGSRFQHSAA
- a CDS encoding 4'-phosphopantetheinyl transferase family protein translates to MTPSPPSSPPLTIRHDEVHLWVVEPERVTDPRLLGAYLALLDENERARRLRFRFEKHQHQFLVSHALVRVTLSRYAPVPPQAWRFATNAYGRPDLTGAAPLGLRFNLSHTDGMAVCAVALDTDVGADVEDSGRQGQTVELADSFFAPSEVAALRALPPERQHERFFAYWTLKESYIKARGMGLSLPLDRFAFHLEPGQPPRISFDSRLADEPGAWRFVQLQLSERHPAAVAVRRAWSLPLTVRCQRTVPLAGDEPPWFVTAG
- a CDS encoding glycosyltransferase, with the protein product MELFPIHLLVLVVMMNRYVLGPLLRRIRGRRVDATNDGYQPTVTVVIPLFNEGEGIHHAVRSLLEQDYPADKLSICVVDDCSTDDSHAWALRAAEGHPNVKVMRNPYNMGKRKGIARAVREATAELIVSVDSDVVVHPSAVRELVRRFVSPRIAAVGGRTYVANRHQNWMTRMIEIKFYFAQEWLKDLERSFRSVLCLSGCLTAYRRHVLLELEPILETRNIAGVPIKYGEDRFLTRQIVKAGYETVYTTAAWCQTAAPATLAGYFSQQLRWRRSNLVDMICGLSHAWRLHPVVCIHYVSQLALLLSYPVIIIHNLINGQFWGVLLLHMLVMGAMGLIYRIDKRDLPADMRVPAISFLPMGLLMPITYALFTPLALLTLDSGSWETRGKPSTAPGVPPADVPPAERAPSIIPPTRTAGGSTTP
- a CDS encoding coiled-coil domain-containing protein, producing MRWAVAWGVLAGLGAGTAEAQEPAEEAREPGYCAFVRGVGDAESAVLLAPDVFANVGVVNAGEAGGGGGVPLGGPTPRVTAGLDYDFVGLYRGLGIRRRAEAECERYRALSALRAAVKRGPDVGAETALAARAQVLEAILPEAEQLLTSLGEDVKEGRATVEELNALRLRMDALRALAHETARERERLAALPRPAERPLSAYLGEMRAADARVEEESAGLRRASAWTVRLRGGYDELIDVRQDVPLFGMLTVSYNLGSLWQPSANAKAREGRRRWLEEDVEGVSQEVARLLRELRAAHGTEETRLREVSVLVSDLEGQLRELQAMETAKVRRYRDYLVLELARLRAEQAWLKAHVAELGRFLGEERP